The Longimicrobiales bacterium genome has a window encoding:
- a CDS encoding prepilin-type N-terminal cleavage/methylation domain-containing protein, which produces MRVLPRREGFTLIELMIVIVIIGILAMIAVSLFWGVKDRGIQASMQADLKNAAAQQELYYSSYNNYAPTAVYLSNYNASPGVQLSVTYAAPDGWAGIATHISVIGAQCGIAVNNAPLASAPPATVTGIVACTGM; this is translated from the coding sequence ATGCGAGTGCTTCCGAGGCGGGAAGGCTTCACGTTGATCGAGTTGATGATCGTTATCGTGATCATCGGGATACTCGCAATGATCGCGGTGTCGCTTTTCTGGGGCGTCAAGGATCGTGGAATCCAGGCCTCCATGCAGGCGGACCTGAAGAACGCCGCCGCGCAGCAGGAGCTCTATTATTCCTCGTACAACAACTACGCTCCTACGGCGGTTTACCTGTCGAACTACAACGCCAGTCCGGGAGTGCAGCTGTCGGTGACCTACGCTGCGCCCGATGGCTGGGCCGGCATCGCCACCCATATCTCGGTCATCGGAGCACAGTGCGGGATTGCGGTAAACAACGCACCGCTGGCGTCCGCGCCGCCGGCCACCGTAACGGGTATCGTGGCGTGCACCGGCATGTAG
- a CDS encoding ATP-binding protein, whose amino-acid sequence MADLPTLRRELIGAFAVVFAGALFVAVVGVLLLAPRLSTGYAVGYVVTLLVADIAIFSWFGTQLLRRRVLDPLSALVHGAESISAGELDTRIEGGSTEELARVSAAVNSMAERLIADQKKLTENIRSLNETNRLLTEARDAMIHAEKMASVGRLGAGVAHEVGNPLGAILGYLSLLGRHQEGSRLELVQAAEREAHRIDRIVRGLLDFARPREAVAQPTDVNDVVRDTVELVRTQGHFTQIQLTLALSDTELVVRGDPYQLQQVLVNLLMNAAQELEETRDPFIEITTMRREVEAPPPHTPARRAGDPPGIDYSHRRRLAAMVRWPSRDPDSESGEIIELIVRDNGPGLPPELIDQIFEPFVTTKEPGKGTGLGLAVCARLIEGMGGVIHADNAAEGGAVFRVLLPAETAEVIST is encoded by the coding sequence ATGGCTGATCTTCCCACACTGCGACGGGAGCTGATCGGAGCGTTCGCTGTGGTATTCGCGGGCGCGTTGTTCGTTGCGGTCGTCGGGGTGCTGCTGCTCGCGCCTCGTCTCTCGACGGGCTATGCCGTAGGCTACGTCGTGACGCTGCTCGTCGCAGACATCGCGATCTTCTCCTGGTTCGGCACACAGCTGCTGCGGCGCCGCGTGCTCGATCCGCTGTCTGCGCTGGTCCACGGCGCCGAGTCGATATCGGCCGGCGAGCTGGACACCCGCATCGAGGGCGGCTCAACCGAGGAGCTCGCACGCGTGTCGGCCGCGGTCAATTCGATGGCGGAGCGGCTGATCGCGGATCAGAAGAAGCTGACGGAGAACATTCGCTCGCTGAACGAAACCAACCGGCTGCTGACTGAAGCGCGCGACGCCATGATCCATGCCGAGAAGATGGCGTCGGTCGGCCGTCTGGGCGCGGGTGTAGCGCACGAGGTGGGCAATCCGCTCGGCGCGATTCTCGGGTACCTCTCCCTCCTCGGCCGGCACCAGGAGGGATCGCGCCTCGAGCTGGTGCAGGCGGCGGAGCGGGAGGCGCACCGGATCGACCGGATCGTGCGGGGATTGCTCGACTTCGCGCGGCCGCGCGAGGCCGTCGCGCAGCCGACGGACGTGAACGACGTAGTTCGCGACACCGTGGAGCTGGTCCGCACGCAGGGCCATTTCACACAGATCCAGCTCACGCTCGCGTTGAGCGATACGGAGCTCGTCGTGCGCGGCGATCCGTACCAGCTGCAGCAGGTGCTCGTGAACCTGCTGATGAACGCGGCACAGGAGCTCGAGGAGACGCGCGATCCGTTCATCGAGATCACGACCATGCGTCGCGAGGTGGAGGCGCCGCCACCGCATACGCCGGCCCGCCGGGCTGGTGATCCACCCGGCATCGACTATTCGCACCGGCGGCGACTGGCCGCGATGGTACGGTGGCCCTCGCGCGACCCCGACTCCGAATCGGGCGAGATCATAGAGCTGATCGTGCGTGACAACGGGCCCGGTCTGCCGCCCGAGCTGATCGACCAGATCTTCGAGCCGTTCGTTACGACCAAGGAGCCGGGGAAGGGAACCGGCCTTGGCCTCGCTGTCTGCGCCCGCCTCATCGAGGGGATGGGCGGAGTAATTCACGCGGACAACGCCGCTGAGGGCGGTGCCGTGTTCCGTGTGCTGCTGCCGGCCGAAACGGCCGAGGTGATATCGACATGA
- a CDS encoding prepilin-type N-terminal cleavage/methylation domain-containing protein, translating to MQKRRAGFTLIELLIVIVIIGILAAIAIPKFGKTREKAYFKAMMSDLRNLNNQQEIYYSSPASGYSYAASIGQLPEFTMSNGVTVAVSGNTVTGWAAVASHAALGSTQFCGIYIGTPTATPSGLNLVTPGIVACTGE from the coding sequence ATGCAGAAGAGACGTGCAGGTTTCACGCTGATCGAGCTGCTGATCGTGATCGTCATCATCGGCATTCTTGCCGCGATCGCGATTCCGAAGTTCGGCAAGACGCGTGAGAAGGCCTACTTCAAGGCCATGATGTCCGATCTCCGCAACCTGAACAATCAGCAGGAGATCTACTACTCGAGCCCGGCCAGCGGCTATTCGTACGCCGCTTCGATCGGTCAGCTGCCGGAGTTCACCATGTCCAATGGTGTGACGGTCGCCGTCAGCGGCAACACCGTGACGGGCTGGGCCGCAGTGGCCAGCCACGCCGCGCTCGGCTCGACACAGTTCTGCGGTATCTACATTGGTACGCCGACGGCAACACCGTCGGGCCTGAATCTCGTGACCCCAGGCATCGTCGCCTGTACGGGCGAGTAG